Within Helicobacter sp. NHP19-012, the genomic segment CTAGGGTCTAGCTCTTCAGGGGGCAATGGCTTAATATCTTTCACAATTCCGCCTAAGTTGTATTGTCGTAGCCCTTTGGCTTGGGTATCTAGGGTTGCAAACTGCTCGTTATCAAGCTCTGCTATCTTGGTGGGCTTGATGATGTATTTTACGACTTCAACAAGGGCGGATAACAATGCGGGGTTTAAGGGCGTTTTTAGGCTCGTAGGCTGTAACTTTGCTTTGGACTTGGGTCTTATGCCTCTTATATCAACAATGGGTCTATAATCGCTTCTAAGTGCCTTTTCCCACATATCACACCATTCGGCTTGGGTCATGTAGTTACCGCCACTAAAGTAGCTCTGTGGGACTACTAGCAAGCTATGGTAGTGTAGATGGCACTCCCCATTAGGGGTTTTATCCCCCATGTATTCAAGGGCGCGGATAAAGCCCCAAACACTCTTACGCCATGCTTTGGTCTGTGTTAATCGCCGCCACGATACCGACATGTGCTTAGATAATGCCCTTAGCTCGCTCAAGGGGGCATTCTTGGTAGTCAAGGTCAAAAGGATATAGGCGGCTTT encodes:
- a CDS encoding protein rep, with the protein product MDSIPQVTFFDPKTILDKLALELISQVLAEELEPYQDHKLQAVELDLMGRYNAIGEYPKAERCAECGNLLKFDKYRNLETDKLARVLAWARFCKVKWCPMCMWRKARKVLGELISVFSQIEQDYKAAYILLTLTTKNAPLSELRALSKHMSVSWRRLTQTKAWRKSVWGFIRALEYMGDKTPNGECHLHYHSLLVVPQSYFSGGNYMTQAEWCDMWEKALRSDYRPIVDIRGIRPKSKAKLQPTSLKTPLNPALLSALVEVVKYIIKPTKIAELDNEQFATLDTQAKGLRQYNLGGIVKDIKPLPPEELDPSLWEFVEREYYKWGGQSYELERTNK